From the Streptomyces sp. KMM 9044 genome, one window contains:
- the sepX gene encoding divisome protein SepX/GlpR: MSSSGLIYAVIVGAWAAYLVPMWLRRQDELNEARPTERFSTAIRLLSGRAGMERRYARDLRARSTDEEEQGAHDPDAVTDSVDVRAFAVSQTRPQVQAPVREQQPAQRPDRRGPGHGPGPGARPARERVPSARREQAPRRARPAGPGGSPARQSAAAQAAAARARRSKVLARRRRTTTLLFVVFTLGAVVAAVGGLAFLWAPGVPAVLLSVYIAYLRSQEHRRFAYQMDRRQAEAAAQRLRGRERRPRHRPSAVDTDTDEPEGPGQGFEAGVNHATDPGLSALAADRRALVEQTDHAEWVDQQRERQRRPGQGGDSWDPVPVPLPTYVTAPVAPRATSGVDLGAPDTWSSARSGSMAPGPEEADASDDADPEGAGTGEDGHPDDPGRTGALPPARRRSREGGPTEVSARRARERGRTPLFDQYEDGDRPRAANE, translated from the coding sequence CTGGGCCGCCTACTTGGTGCCGATGTGGCTCCGTAGGCAGGACGAGCTGAACGAAGCCCGTCCGACGGAACGCTTCAGCACGGCCATCCGTCTGTTGTCCGGACGGGCGGGCATGGAGCGCCGGTACGCCAGGGACCTGCGGGCGCGCTCCACCGACGAGGAGGAGCAGGGAGCCCACGACCCGGACGCGGTCACCGATTCGGTGGACGTCCGGGCCTTCGCCGTGTCCCAGACCCGCCCGCAGGTGCAGGCGCCCGTACGGGAGCAGCAGCCCGCGCAGCGGCCGGACCGGCGCGGCCCCGGCCACGGACCCGGCCCCGGAGCCCGTCCCGCACGCGAGCGCGTCCCGTCCGCCCGTCGCGAACAGGCCCCCCGGAGGGCACGGCCCGCCGGACCCGGCGGGTCCCCTGCCCGGCAGTCCGCGGCGGCGCAGGCCGCCGCGGCACGCGCCCGGCGCTCGAAGGTGCTCGCACGCCGTCGACGCACCACCACCCTGCTCTTCGTCGTCTTCACCCTCGGCGCGGTCGTCGCGGCGGTCGGCGGCCTCGCGTTCCTGTGGGCGCCCGGGGTGCCGGCCGTGCTGCTGAGCGTCTACATCGCGTACCTGCGCTCCCAGGAGCACCGCCGGTTCGCGTACCAGATGGACCGCCGCCAGGCCGAGGCCGCGGCGCAGCGGCTGCGTGGGCGCGAACGCCGTCCGCGCCACCGCCCGTCCGCCGTCGACACGGACACCGACGAACCGGAGGGCCCGGGGCAGGGCTTCGAGGCGGGCGTGAACCACGCCACCGACCCCGGTCTCTCCGCGCTGGCCGCCGACCGGCGGGCCCTCGTGGAGCAGACCGACCACGCCGAGTGGGTCGACCAGCAGCGCGAGCGCCAGCGGCGCCCCGGCCAGGGCGGCGACAGCTGGGACCCGGTCCCGGTCCCGCTGCCCACGTACGTGACCGCCCCGGTCGCCCCGCGCGCCACCAGCGGCGTGGACCTCGGCGCCCCGGACACCTGGAGTTCGGCCCGCTCGGGTTCCATGGCCCCGGGCCCGGAGGAGGCCGACGCGTCCGACGACGCGGACCCGGAGGGCGCGGGGACCGGCGAGGACGGCCACCCGGACGACCCCGGCCGCACCGGCGCCCTTCCCCCCGCGCGAAGGCGCTCGCGCGAGGGGGGCCCCACGGAGGTCTCGGCCCGCCGGGCCCGCGAGCGCGGACGCACCCCGCTGTTCGACCAGTACGAGGACGGCGACCGCCCTCGCGCAGCCAACGAATGA
- a CDS encoding EcsC family protein produces MEHATDEPEASRLQKVVEGIAITPEAATTLVDGYRATFEAKFKREPESLEDKRRVANKIVGRYSKLSAAAGAVTAVPSVIPGVGTAVAVLGGGVTDIAAALKLQIDMCMCLVEVYETEMSAEDKKHLAFTIALAGSAEQMATKGGKAAVQKIAEKLVYQYLRGPALVTIKQLFKRASITFTQKAAAKAIPAGVGVAFSSSTNYVLTTVVGKVAVAVLAKDVK; encoded by the coding sequence ATGGAACACGCGACGGACGAGCCCGAGGCGTCTCGGCTCCAGAAGGTCGTCGAGGGGATCGCCATCACGCCGGAGGCCGCCACTACGCTCGTGGACGGTTACCGCGCGACCTTCGAGGCCAAGTTCAAGCGGGAGCCCGAGAGCCTGGAGGACAAGCGCCGGGTCGCCAACAAGATCGTTGGCCGGTACTCCAAACTTTCCGCAGCCGCTGGGGCGGTCACCGCAGTCCCGAGCGTGATTCCGGGCGTCGGTACGGCGGTCGCAGTCCTGGGCGGCGGTGTCACCGACATCGCCGCGGCACTCAAGCTCCAGATCGACATGTGCATGTGCCTGGTTGAGGTGTACGAGACCGAGATGAGCGCGGAGGACAAGAAGCACCTCGCCTTCACGATCGCGTTGGCGGGTTCGGCTGAACAGATGGCGACGAAGGGCGGCAAGGCGGCGGTCCAGAAGATCGCCGAGAAGCTGGTCTACCAGTACCTCAGAGGGCCCGCCTTGGTCACGATCAAGCAGTTGTTCAAGCGGGCATCCATCACCTTCACCCAGAAGGCGGCGGCCAAGGCGATCCCAGCCGGTGTAGGTGTCGCTTTCAGCAGCTCGACGAACTACGTCCTGACGACGGTGGTGGGCAAGGTCGCCGTCGCCGTCCTGGCAAAAGATGTGAAGTAG
- a CDS encoding GntR family transcriptional regulator: MDTISPDSPQYVYEQLAAIIERKIRSGEYAPGTRLPGELTMTHDYKVGPGTVRRALDILRDRGLVVTVRARGSFVADPLPPFPETPEPSA, from the coding sequence GTGGACACGATCAGCCCTGACTCGCCGCAGTACGTGTATGAGCAGCTGGCCGCGATCATTGAGCGGAAGATCCGCTCCGGTGAGTACGCGCCCGGTACCCGGCTGCCGGGAGAACTGACGATGACGCACGACTACAAAGTCGGTCCGGGTACCGTCCGCCGTGCTCTGGACATTCTTCGGGACCGAGGGCTGGTGGTGACTGTGCGCGCCCGGGGTTCGTTCGTGGCCGACCCGCTGCCACCCTTCCCCGAAACCCCCGAGCCCTCCGCGTAG
- a CDS encoding Tn3 family transposase, which yields MATRVFSDEELEGLRSFPAIGKDELIRYFTLTPADEAFLRKFLRPQTVLGAAVQLCTLPWLGFVPDEVPSAPPAAVGRLARQLGLPVEVLRGYGVSRGQTRTDHLRQVAGYLGWRAAKVLELEELDEFLLARAMEHDSPSLLFRLGCEYLRSAKVIRPGVVSLLERVATARRAAERETHARVAHLLDAGRVPGLEGLLVVEPELKSSRLHWLVTGPVQASPNSVGGEVEKLKFLRGLGADTLDLSGLPAERRRHLAQIGRRLTAQALVRREPNRRHPILLTLLAQSAVDVLDCVVQLFDQTLSGSESRARFKLRDALAERARLSEDRLTLLDEILPVLADTGIPDEDVGTLLREKIGMDRIRTAHAGAAVRLPRDHGHLRLLEGSYTYIRQFAPKVLEAVRFAGGTEAKPLIEALEILRELNATGTRNVPHGAPTLFVPARWQGYLDEAAAKGDATAYRHYWELCTLLALRDGLRSGDVYVPGSRRYDNPAAYLFTPAQWESHRTEFCRLVGKSPDASQALPLVMDELDDALADLESTLRKGDGPVRLGDDGELVISPLSAEDIPSEAEDLHAELERMLPNVPIASLLVEMDRHTRFLDCFTHAGGKQTRSPQLKRNLIACLIGLSTNLGLHGMAASCGIPYDVLAWTAEWYIREETLREANICLVNYHHALPMTAMFGSGTLSSSDGQRFPTRGKSITARHLNKYFVAEGISTYTHVSDQHSTFGTRVIVATHREAHYVLDEILGNATDLPITEHATDTHGVTLVNFALFDLVGKQLSPRIRDLGKITLYRMGARNDYEERFPAAGPLLTKKANLDLVAARWDDLLRLAGSLKYGHATASLIVGKLSASSRQNALAAALKEYGAIRRTIYAAKYLSIESYRRKIARQLNKGESIHALRRRLHYAREGKVTRRRPEQQNEQAWCLTVATNTVICWHTTYLGLAVDELRRAGREVDAEVLAHISPARSSAVNYYGSITVDYDRELAQLDEHGHRPLRTGADRADPAGEAPEPR from the coding sequence ATGGCCACGCGGGTGTTCTCCGATGAGGAGCTGGAGGGGTTGCGGTCCTTCCCGGCGATCGGCAAGGACGAGCTGATCCGCTACTTCACCCTCACTCCGGCGGATGAGGCGTTCCTGCGGAAGTTTCTGCGTCCCCAGACGGTTCTCGGCGCCGCGGTGCAGTTGTGCACGCTGCCGTGGCTGGGGTTTGTCCCGGACGAGGTTCCCTCTGCGCCGCCGGCGGCGGTGGGGCGGCTGGCGAGGCAGCTTGGCCTGCCGGTCGAGGTGCTGCGCGGCTACGGGGTGTCCCGTGGGCAGACGCGTACAGACCATCTGCGTCAGGTGGCGGGATATCTGGGGTGGCGTGCGGCGAAGGTGCTGGAGCTGGAGGAGCTGGACGAGTTCCTGCTGGCCCGCGCGATGGAGCACGACTCGCCGAGTCTGCTGTTTAGGCTGGGGTGTGAGTACCTGCGGTCGGCGAAGGTGATCCGGCCGGGCGTGGTCTCGCTGCTGGAGAGGGTCGCGACCGCCCGCCGGGCCGCCGAGCGCGAGACCCACGCTCGTGTGGCCCACCTGCTGGATGCCGGGCGCGTGCCGGGGCTGGAGGGGCTGCTGGTCGTCGAGCCGGAGCTGAAGTCCTCGCGGCTGCACTGGCTGGTGACCGGACCGGTGCAGGCGTCGCCGAACAGTGTGGGCGGCGAGGTCGAGAAGCTGAAGTTCCTGCGGGGGTTGGGTGCGGACACACTGGACCTGTCCGGGCTGCCCGCGGAACGGCGCCGCCACCTGGCCCAGATCGGGCGACGGCTAACCGCGCAGGCCCTGGTGCGGCGCGAGCCGAACCGGCGTCACCCGATCCTGCTCACGCTGCTCGCGCAGTCCGCCGTCGATGTCCTGGACTGCGTGGTGCAGCTGTTCGACCAGACCCTGTCCGGTTCGGAGTCCCGCGCCCGGTTCAAGCTGCGCGACGCGCTCGCCGAGCGGGCCAGGCTGTCGGAGGATCGGCTCACCCTCCTCGATGAGATCCTGCCCGTGCTCGCCGACACCGGCATCCCCGACGAGGACGTCGGCACGCTGCTGCGCGAGAAGATCGGCATGGACCGCATCCGCACCGCGCACGCCGGGGCCGCCGTGCGGCTGCCGAGGGATCACGGGCATCTGCGGCTGCTGGAGGGCTCCTACACCTACATCCGGCAGTTCGCGCCCAAGGTGTTGGAGGCGGTGAGGTTCGCCGGCGGGACCGAGGCGAAGCCGCTGATCGAGGCGCTGGAGATCCTGCGGGAGCTGAATGCCACCGGCACCCGCAACGTCCCCCATGGTGCCCCGACGCTGTTCGTGCCGGCGCGCTGGCAGGGCTACCTCGACGAGGCCGCCGCGAAGGGGGACGCGACCGCCTACCGGCACTACTGGGAGCTGTGCACGCTGCTCGCGCTGCGCGACGGCCTGCGCAGCGGGGACGTGTACGTGCCAGGTTCGCGCCGCTACGACAACCCGGCCGCCTACCTGTTCACCCCTGCCCAGTGGGAGTCGCACCGCACGGAGTTCTGCCGCCTGGTCGGCAAGAGCCCCGACGCCTCCCAGGCCCTGCCACTGGTGATGGACGAACTCGACGACGCCCTTGCCGACCTGGAGAGCACCCTGAGGAAGGGTGACGGGCCGGTCCGTCTGGGCGACGACGGGGAACTGGTCATCTCCCCGCTGAGCGCGGAGGACATCCCGTCCGAGGCCGAGGACCTGCACGCGGAGCTGGAGCGGATGCTGCCGAACGTGCCGATCGCCTCGCTGCTGGTGGAGATGGACCGGCACACCCGCTTCCTGGACTGCTTCACCCACGCCGGCGGCAAACAGACCCGCTCCCCGCAGCTCAAGCGCAACCTGATCGCCTGCCTGATCGGGCTGTCCACGAATCTCGGGCTGCACGGGATGGCCGCCTCCTGCGGAATCCCGTACGACGTGCTGGCCTGGACGGCGGAGTGGTACATCCGCGAGGAGACGCTGCGGGAGGCGAACATCTGCCTGGTCAACTACCACCACGCCCTGCCGATGACCGCGATGTTCGGCTCCGGCACCCTGTCCTCGTCGGACGGGCAGCGGTTCCCCACCCGGGGGAAGTCGATCACCGCGCGGCACCTGAACAAGTACTTCGTCGCCGAGGGCATCTCCACCTACACCCACGTCAGCGACCAGCACTCCACCTTCGGCACCAGGGTGATCGTGGCCACCCACCGCGAGGCGCACTACGTGCTGGACGAGATCCTCGGCAACGCCACCGACCTGCCGATCACCGAGCACGCCACGGACACGCACGGCGTCACCCTGGTCAACTTCGCGCTCTTCGATCTCGTGGGCAAGCAGCTCTCTCCCCGCATCCGCGACCTCGGCAAGATCACCCTCTACCGGATGGGCGCGAGGAACGACTACGAGGAGCGGTTCCCGGCAGCGGGGCCGCTGCTGACGAAGAAGGCCAACCTCGACCTCGTGGCAGCGCGCTGGGACGATCTGCTGCGGCTCGCGGGGTCGCTGAAGTACGGGCACGCCACCGCCTCCCTGATCGTCGGCAAGCTGTCCGCATCCTCACGGCAGAACGCGCTCGCCGCAGCGCTGAAGGAGTACGGGGCGATCAGGCGGACGATCTACGCCGCAAAGTACTTGTCCATCGAGTCCTACCGTCGCAAGATCGCGCGGCAGCTCAACAAGGGCGAGTCCATCCACGCCCTGCGCCGCCGGCTCCACTACGCCCGTGAGGGCAAGGTCACCCGCCGCCGGCCCGAGCAGCAGAACGAGCAGGCCTGGTGCCTGACCGTCGCGACGAACACGGTCATCTGCTGGCACACCACCTACCTCGGCCTGGCCGTCGATGAACTGCGCAGGGCCGGCCGCGAGGTGGACGCCGAGGTCCTGGCGCACATCTCCCCGGCCCGCAGCTCCGCGGTCAACTACTACGGCTCCATCACCGTCGACTACGACCGCGAACTCGCCCAGCTCGACGAGCACGGCCACCGCCCCCTGCGCACCGGCGCAGACCGCGCTGATCCCGCCGGAGAGGCCCCGGAACCACGCTGA
- a CDS encoding tetratricopeptide repeat protein translates to MAKAPRKTWDEEPEPSVTVTGTGNAEASGGGTSVTGYRGPAPGSGPAFPASVHLSDTGHATATGGAVANTGNLSIGTLAMQQRAPQEPAPWPHQVGLIPPAARSYQQRAEADRLRTKVDGGGTAVLTQLLTGMGGVGKTQLAADYARTAWNDDSPAGGLDVLVWVTASARSPIVTGYAQAGIELCRADPGDVEQAARAFLAWLTPKAAAKPCRWLIVLDDVADPDDLKGLWPPDSPHGRTLVTTRRRDAALAAHGRRTIEVGLFTEAEALTYLTASLTGHGHDESADELTALAEDLGRLPLALAQAAAYLIDTGESVAGYRQLLADRTTTLADAAPDALPDDQALPLAAAWSLSIDRADELRPAGLARPMLQLTSLLDANGIPQDVLTSAPALAHLTAHRTRTGPEHAGEPDPVSARDAVRALSALHRLSLVDHDRQAPHRAVRVHQLIQRTTRDTLTPHQHDITARAAADALIAVWPEIERDAALAQTFRANTTALAGHAGQALYRPDAHAVLYRTGRSLGETGQVTAARDHFQHLTETTRHHLGPDAPDTLTARNNLATMRGEAGDAAGAAEAFAELLADRIRVLGPDAPATLTTRNNLATWRGEAGDAAGAAEAFAELLADRIRVLGPDAPATLTTRNNLATWRGEAGDAAGAAEAFAELLADRIRVLGPDAPATLTTRGNLATWRGEAGDAAGAAEAFAELLEHMVGVLGPDAPATLTARGNLATMRGQAGDAAGAVTVTEQLLEHMVRALGADHPHVPIIRNNLAHWRKEAERAPGLSGNDRS, encoded by the coding sequence ATGGCGAAAGCACCACGCAAGACGTGGGACGAGGAGCCCGAGCCGTCCGTGACCGTGACGGGCACCGGCAACGCCGAGGCCTCCGGTGGCGGCACGTCCGTGACCGGCTACCGCGGCCCGGCCCCGGGAAGTGGTCCTGCCTTCCCCGCCTCCGTACACCTGTCCGACACCGGGCACGCGACCGCCACCGGGGGCGCAGTCGCCAACACCGGAAACCTGTCCATCGGCACGCTGGCCATGCAGCAGCGCGCCCCTCAGGAACCGGCCCCCTGGCCGCACCAGGTCGGCCTCATCCCTCCCGCGGCACGGTCCTACCAGCAGCGCGCCGAGGCGGACCGGCTGCGCACGAAGGTCGACGGCGGCGGCACCGCCGTGCTGACCCAGCTGCTGACCGGCATGGGCGGCGTGGGCAAGACTCAGCTGGCCGCCGACTACGCCCGCACCGCCTGGAACGACGACAGCCCAGCTGGCGGCCTGGATGTCCTGGTGTGGGTCACCGCGAGCGCCCGCTCCCCCATCGTGACCGGCTACGCCCAGGCCGGCATCGAGTTGTGCCGGGCCGACCCGGGCGATGTGGAGCAGGCCGCCCGCGCCTTCCTGGCCTGGCTCACCCCCAAGGCCGCAGCGAAGCCGTGCCGGTGGCTGATCGTCCTGGACGACGTCGCCGACCCCGACGACCTGAAAGGCCTGTGGCCACCCGACAGCCCCCACGGCCGCACCCTGGTCACCACCCGCCGCCGGGACGCCGCCCTCGCCGCCCACGGCCGCCGCACCATCGAGGTCGGCCTGTTCACCGAGGCCGAAGCCCTCACCTACCTCACCGCCTCCCTGACCGGACACGGCCACGACGAATCCGCCGACGAGCTGACCGCTCTCGCCGAAGACCTGGGGCGCCTGCCGCTGGCTCTCGCCCAGGCCGCCGCCTACCTCATCGACACCGGCGAGAGTGTGGCCGGCTACCGCCAGCTGCTGGCCGACCGCACCACCACCCTCGCCGACGCCGCCCCCGACGCCCTGCCCGACGACCAGGCCCTGCCCCTGGCCGCCGCCTGGTCCCTGTCCATCGATCGCGCTGACGAACTACGCCCGGCTGGCCTGGCTCGCCCGATGCTGCAACTGACCTCTCTCCTCGACGCCAACGGCATCCCCCAGGACGTCCTGACCAGCGCCCCCGCCCTCGCCCACCTCACCGCACACCGCACCCGCACCGGCCCGGAGCACGCCGGAGAACCGGACCCGGTCTCCGCCCGGGACGCCGTACGGGCCCTGAGCGCCCTGCACCGGCTCAGCCTCGTCGACCACGATCGGCAGGCCCCCCACCGGGCTGTCCGCGTCCACCAGCTCATCCAGCGCACCACACGCGACACCCTCACCCCCCACCAGCACGACATCACCGCCCGCGCCGCCGCCGACGCCCTCATCGCCGTCTGGCCCGAGATCGAACGCGACGCCGCCCTCGCCCAGACCTTCCGCGCCAACACCACCGCCCTGGCCGGCCACGCAGGGCAGGCCCTGTACCGGCCGGACGCGCACGCGGTGCTGTACCGCACCGGCCGCAGCCTCGGCGAGACCGGCCAGGTCACCGCCGCCCGCGACCACTTCCAGCACCTCACCGAAACCACCCGCCACCACCTCGGCCCCGATGCCCCCGACACCCTCACCGCCCGGAACAACCTCGCCACCATGCGGGGGGAGGCGGGGGATGCGGCGGGTGCCGCGGAGGCCTTCGCCGAGCTGCTGGCCGACCGCATCCGGGTGCTGGGCCCCGATGCCCCCGCCACCCTCACCACCCGGAACAACCTCGCCACCTGGCGGGGGGAGGCGGGGGATGCGGCGGGTGCCGCGGAGGCCTTCGCCGAGCTGCTGGCCGACCGCATCCGGGTGCTGGGCCCCGATGCCCCCGCCACCCTCACCACCCGGAACAACCTCGCCACCTGGCGGGGGGAGGCGGGGGATGCGGCGGGTGCCGCGGAGGCCTTCGCCGAGCTGCTGGCCGACCGCATCCGGGTGCTGGGCCCCGATGCCCCCGCCACCCTCACCACCCGGGGCAACCTCGCCACCTGGCGGGGGGAGGCGGGGGATGCGGCGGGTGCCGCGGAGGCCTTCGCCGAGCTGCTGGAGCACATGGTGGGGGTGCTGGGCCCCGATGCCCCCGCCACCCTCACCGCCCGGGGCAACCTCGCCACCATGCGAGGCCAGGCAGGGGATGCGGCCGGGGCTGTCACCGTGACCGAGCAACTCCTTGAGCACATGGTGCGGGCGTTGGGCGCCGACCATCCCCACGTGCCGATCATCCGGAACAACCTGGCCCACTGGCGGAAGGAGGCGGAGAGGGCACCCGGGCTGTCGGGTAACGATCGTTCATGA
- a CDS encoding recombinase family protein: protein MRIGVARVSTRDQHPEAQEDALRTAGCEKVFTDKASGKLARRPELDKALLIAREGDQLVVTKLDRLGRSLENLIDLSKDLQARGVDLVVLDQGIDTSTALGRMFFQILGAIAEFEHALMSERTRDGLAAARARGRTGGQKPKLGPRQVKLAREMYDSGDYTVQQIADEFGVARPTIYRHLSNVPSQPEGTA from the coding sequence ATGAGAATCGGCGTCGCCCGCGTCAGCACCCGCGACCAGCACCCCGAAGCCCAGGAGGACGCCCTCCGCACGGCCGGCTGCGAGAAGGTCTTCACCGACAAGGCATCCGGAAAGCTCGCCCGCCGCCCCGAACTCGACAAGGCCCTCCTCATCGCCCGCGAAGGCGACCAGCTCGTCGTCACCAAGCTCGACCGGCTCGGCCGCTCCCTGGAGAACCTCATCGACCTCTCCAAGGACCTCCAGGCCCGCGGCGTCGACCTGGTCGTCCTCGACCAGGGCATCGACACCTCCACCGCCCTCGGCCGCATGTTCTTCCAGATCCTCGGCGCCATCGCCGAGTTCGAGCACGCCCTGATGTCCGAACGCACCAGGGACGGCCTGGCCGCCGCCCGCGCCCGCGGCCGCACCGGCGGCCAGAAACCCAAACTCGGCCCCCGCCAGGTCAAGCTCGCCCGCGAGATGTACGACTCCGGCGACTACACCGTCCAGCAGATCGCCGACGAATTCGGCGTCGCCCGCCCCACCATCTACCGCCATCTCAGCAACGTCCCCAGCCAGCCCGAGGGCACCGCGTAA
- a CDS encoding DDE-type integrase/transposase/recombinase has product MAGRWYLATVLDLATREVIGYAMADHHRACLVVDALRMAAARGGLKEGCITHSDRGSEYTSREHRALIQELGLRQSMGRTGSCCDKAAAGSFFGLLKAESGTTVWESHETARADVLHFIEVEYNRTRLRKHPEYGYVTPLETRALATQDLTPAA; this is encoded by the coding sequence CTGGCCGGCCGGTGGTATCTCGCGACGGTCCTCGACCTGGCCACACGCGAGGTGATCGGGTACGCGATGGCCGACCACCACCGGGCCTGTCTCGTCGTCGACGCCCTGCGGATGGCCGCCGCCCGAGGCGGACTGAAGGAAGGCTGCATCACGCACTCGGACCGTGGCTCGGAATACACATCACGTGAACACCGAGCCCTGATACAGGAGTTGGGCCTGAGGCAGAGCATGGGACGAACAGGGTCATGTTGCGATAAAGCCGCCGCCGGGAGTTTCTTCGGTCTGCTGAAGGCGGAGAGCGGCACCACGGTCTGGGAGTCCCATGAAACCGCCCGGGCCGATGTCTTGCACTTCATCGAGGTCGAGTACAACCGCACCCGCTTGCGCAAGCACCCCGAGTACGGCTACGTCACCCCACTCGAAACCAGAGCCCTGGCGACGCAAGACCTCACCCCCGCAGCGTAA
- a CDS encoding ISAs1 family transposase has translation MPTALDQLAQTPAPAPLADAVRLSGFLDLLPDPRGVRGRRYSLPALVAAAAASVLAGARSFTAITEWISDAPGWACRALGFPVDPLTGTVSVPHPHILRRLLVQLDGDALGQAIGAFLASRATPAGPELRAIAVDGKALRGSRTVTTTHITLPAAMDHAGHVLAQRQVADKSNEIPAFQPLLSTIDLTGTVITADALHTQHAHGSYLRARGAHHIAQVKANHPGLFDRVRHLPRREIALDHYDRTRAHHRLEIRRLKTAAFAHLDYPDAKQALQVVRRRKDFTSGKLTIERVYLITSLPPGTASGARLADWIRGHWKIENLLHHVRDRTFREDDSKIHAGRLPRVMAGLRNLAIGVHRQDGHINIAAALRHTARDCHRPLAALDLTR, from the coding sequence ATGCCCACCGCGCTGGACCAACTGGCCCAGACTCCCGCACCGGCCCCTCTGGCGGACGCGGTCCGCCTGTCCGGATTTTTGGATCTGCTTCCCGATCCACGAGGCGTCCGGGGCCGCCGCTACTCGCTGCCGGCCCTGGTCGCCGCGGCCGCAGCGAGTGTCCTGGCCGGCGCCCGTTCGTTCACCGCGATCACAGAATGGATCAGCGACGCGCCCGGATGGGCCTGCCGGGCTCTCGGTTTCCCCGTCGACCCGCTGACCGGCACCGTGTCCGTGCCGCACCCCCACATCCTGCGCCGTCTCCTCGTCCAGCTCGACGGCGACGCCCTGGGCCAGGCGATCGGAGCCTTCCTCGCCTCCCGCGCCACCCCGGCCGGTCCCGAGCTGAGGGCGATCGCGGTCGACGGCAAGGCCCTGCGCGGCTCACGCACCGTCACCACCACGCACATCACCCTGCCGGCCGCGATGGACCACGCGGGCCACGTCCTGGCCCAGCGTCAGGTCGCCGACAAGAGCAACGAGATCCCCGCCTTCCAGCCCCTGCTGTCCACCATCGACCTGACCGGCACGGTCATCACCGCCGACGCCCTGCACACCCAGCACGCCCACGGCAGCTACCTCCGCGCCCGCGGTGCCCACCACATCGCCCAGGTCAAGGCCAACCACCCCGGTCTGTTCGACCGCGTCCGCCATCTGCCCCGGCGCGAGATCGCGCTCGACCACTACGACCGCACCCGGGCCCACCACCGCCTGGAGATCCGGCGGCTGAAGACCGCTGCCTTCGCCCACCTCGACTACCCCGACGCCAAGCAGGCCCTCCAAGTCGTCCGCCGGAGGAAGGACTTCACCAGCGGCAAGCTGACCATCGAGCGCGTCTACCTGATCACCAGCCTGCCGCCCGGCACCGCCAGCGGCGCCCGGCTCGCCGACTGGATCAGAGGGCACTGGAAGATCGAAAATCTTCTGCATCACGTCCGCGACCGCACGTTCCGCGAGGACGACTCCAAGATTCACGCCGGCCGCCTCCCACGCGTCATGGCCGGCCTGCGCAACCTCGCCATCGGCGTCCACCGCCAGGACGGCCACATCAACATCGCCGCCGCTCTACGCCACACCGCCCGCGACTGCCACAGGCCCCTGGCCGCCCTCGACCTCACCCGATGA
- a CDS encoding GNAT family N-acetyltransferase, protein MNIRRVSYDHPDAVKLNDEVQAEYHVRYGDGGDATPMDPAHFQPPNGIYLVAYDENDTPVASGGWRVQNANGEGNLDGDAELKRMYVIEQMRGRGLARRVLAALEEDARTAGRLRMVLETGTKQPEAIALYTSSGYEPCEKFGHYRFHESSRCYAKAL, encoded by the coding sequence ATGAATATCCGCCGTGTCTCCTACGACCACCCCGACGCCGTCAAGCTGAACGACGAGGTCCAGGCCGAGTACCACGTCCGCTACGGCGACGGCGGCGACGCCACCCCCATGGACCCGGCGCACTTCCAGCCGCCGAACGGCATCTACCTGGTCGCCTACGACGAGAACGACACCCCCGTCGCCTCCGGCGGCTGGCGCGTCCAGAACGCCAACGGCGAGGGCAACCTCGACGGGGACGCCGAACTGAAGCGGATGTACGTGATCGAGCAGATGCGCGGCCGGGGCCTGGCCCGCCGCGTCCTGGCCGCCCTGGAGGAGGACGCCCGCACGGCCGGCCGCCTGCGCATGGTCCTGGAAACGGGCACCAAGCAGCCGGAAGCCATCGCCCTGTACACCTCCAGCGGCTACGAGCCCTGCGAGAAGTTCGGCCACTACCGCTTCCACGAGTCGAGCCGCTGCTACGCGAAGGCCCTGTAG